GATCCAACGCATGCCATGTCTTTGAGAGAGTGTGTGCAGGGAAGGGCGCGGGCGCCGCATTCAGATTTCCACCTTGGAGCCCAGCTCGACCACCGCATTGCCGGGCAGGTTCAGGTATTCGGCCGCGGCGGTGGCGCTGTGGTGCATGTAGGCAAACAGTTTTTCGCGCCAGGGCGCCAGGCCGGTGGCCATGCCGGGCGCGACGATGTGGCGCGAGAGGAAATAGCTGGTGCTCATGGGCTCCAGCTTGATGCCGCGACCCGCAAGCAGCCCCAGCGCCTTTGGCAGGTCGGGGTCGTTCTTGAAGCCGTAGTGCAGCACCACGCGCCAGCAGTCGTGCCCCAGCGCCTCGACCTGCACGCGCTTGTCCATGCCTATCCAGGGCACCTCGTGCTGCTGCACGCTCACGAACAGGTTCTGCTCGTGCAGCACCTTGTTGTGCTTGAGGTTGTGCAGCAGGGCATTGGGCACGATGCGCGGGTCGGCGCTCATGAAGACGGCCGTGCCCTCCACGCGCGAGGGCGGCGCGAGGAACAGCGATTCGAGAAAGTCCTCCAGCGTCAATGCCGTCTGCTGCAGCGCACGGTGCAGCAGCTCGCGCCCGTCGCGCCAGGTGAGCATGAGCACGAAAACGCCCGCCGCAATCGCCAGCGGGAACCAGCCGCCGTGCAGCAGCTTGAGCAGGTTGGAGCTCCAGAACAGCAGGTCAACGACCAGAAAGACGCCGGTGGCCGCCAGCGACAGCAGCAGCGACACCTTCCATGCGTAGCGCACCACGAAAAAGGTCAGCACCGTGGTGATCAGCATGTCCGTCGTCACCGCGATGCCGTAGGCCGCCGCCAGGTTGCCCGAGGAGCGGAACATCGCCACCGCCAGCACGATGAGTGCAAACAACCCCCAGTTGACCAGCGGCACGTAGATTTGCCCCAGGTCGCGCACGCTGGTATGCACCAGCTTGAAGTGGGGCAGGAAGCCCAGCTGGATCACCTGCTTGGTGACGCTGAAGGCGCCCGAGATCAACGCCTGCGAGGCGATCACCGCCGCCGCCGTGGCCAGCACCACCAGCGCCAGCGTGGCCCACGGCGGCGCCAGGTGAAAGAAGGGGTTGTCCACCACCTCGCGTCCGCGGGCCAGCAGCAACGCACCCTGGCCAAAGTAGTTGAGCACCAGCGCCGGCATGGCGACGAAGAACCAGGCCAGGCGGATCGGGCGGCGGCCAAAGTGGCCCATGTCGGCATACAAGGCCTCGCAACCGGTCACGCACAGCACCACCGCGCCCAGAATGATGAAGGTGACGCCGGGACTGTCCAGCGCAAAGCGCGCCGCATGACCGGGCAGCAACGCCCAGAGCACCTGCGGATGGTGCAGGATCTGGCGCACGCCCAGCAGCGCAATCACGGCAAACCACAGCAGCATCACCGGGCCGAAGTAGCGCCCTATGCCGGCCGTACCCTTTTTCTGCACCACGAACAGCGCCAGCAGCACCAGCAGCGTGAGCTCGATGACATAGTCACCCAGCAAGGGCGATACCACTTGCAGCCCCTCCATCGCGCCCAGCGTGGTGATGGCCGGGGTGATGACGCCGTCGCCATAGAACAGGCAGGTGCCGAAAATGCCCACGAGCAGCATGCCCGCGCGCAGTCGCGGCCTGTCCGCCACCGCGCTGGAAGCCAGCGTGAGCATGGCGACGAGCCCCCCCTCACCGTTGTTGTCGGCGCGCAGCACCAGACTCACGTACTTGACCGAGACGACGATGGTCAGCGTCCAGAAGATCAGCGACAGCACGCCGTAGACATTGCCTGGCGTGAACTGCACGTGGCCGCTGCCGAACACCTCCTTGACGGTGTAGAGCACGCTGGTGCCGATGTCGCCAAACACCACGCCGATGGCGCCCACCATCAGCGTGGGCAGGGAGGTGCGTGATTCAGACATGCCGCAAGACGCGAACGGGTGGGGGCGCCATTGTGCGCCGCATGGCGCCGGCGCCCTGGCACCTGGGCGACGAACTCAGGCCAGCTCCAGCATCTCCGGGTCGGTGGCTTCGAGCTCGTAGCTCGCGGCGAGCATCGCCAGGCGCGCGACCACGCCGTACATGTAGAAGCGGTTCGGGGCGCTGGCGCCGGGGCGCTCGCCCGGCTGGGGCAGCTGGGTGCTGTGCTCGAAGGCCAGCGGCACGTAAGACGCGCCGCGGGCCCGCCCGCCCAGCCCCGCGCTTTCGCCCGGGTGCATGCGGTAGACACCGCCGACCACGTAGCGGTCCATGGTGTAGACCACCGGCTCGGCCACCGCCTCGTGCACGCGCTCTTGCGTGAGCACCCCTTCCTGCACCAGCCAGTGGCCGCTGCGCGGCAACTGGCCGCTTTCTTCCAGCGTCGGCAGGTCCCTGGCGTCGCGCAGCACGGCCACGCCGGCTTCATCGCCCGCATCGTCGGCCTTGATCACGACGAAGGGCTTCTCGCCGATGCCGTATTCCTTGTACTTGCGGCGCACCTTGGAGAAGGTCTGGTCCACCGCGGCGCGCAGCGCTTCCATGCGCCTGGCCTTGGTCTTGCCGGCCTCGGCGCTGTGACTGATCGGGTGGATCAGCCAGTGGTCAATGCCCAGCATCTTGCCAAAGCGCTTGCCCACCTCTTCATAGCAGCGCGTGTGGCGGCTGCGCCGGCGCACCGTCCAGCCGGCCTGCAGGGGCGGCAGCAGGTATTGCTCGTACAGGTCTTCCAGGATGCCCGGCGGGCCGGCGGGCAGCTCGTTGTTGAGCAAGATGGTGCAGGGGTCGAAATGGCGCAGGCCCACGCGCTTGCGCACCCGCAGCGCCGGCTCCACCGCAACGCTCTGGCCGTCGGCGAGCTGAAAAGTGGTGGCCTTCTTGAGCTCCGGATCGATGGAGCCTACGCGCACGTTCAGTCCGGCCAGGTTGAAGATGCGCTGCAACTGGGCCAGGTCGGCCACGTCCGAGGGGCTCTGCAGGTGGTTTTCCGGCACGATCAAGAGATTGCGCGCCTCGGGACAGATCTTCTCGATGGCCGCCATCGCCGCCTGCACCGCCAGCGGCATCATCTCGGCCGTGAGGTGGTGCCAGCCGTGGGGAAACAGGCTGGTATCCACCGGCGCGAGCTTGAAACCGGCATTGCGCAGATCTACCGAGGTGTAGAACGGCGGCGTGTGCTCCATCCATTCGAGACGGAACCAGCGCTCGATGGCGGGCATGGCATCGAGCATGCGTTGCTCGAGTTCATTGATCGGCCCGGTCAGTGCGGTGATGAGGTGGGGAACCATGCGAGTGTGTTCTTGTGGCGGGAATGGGTGGCCGCCATTGTAGAAAGCGTTCTCTGCCGGCCAACCGTAGTCGCGCAGGGAACAGGCAAGCGAAAGATGGTGGCGCATGGCGCTGCAACGGGGTGGCACAGGCATCATCGGGTAACCTTGACAGGACCTCGAAGGCCCGGGCGGGCGCTTCGGGCGCGAAACCGAAACCCCGGCAGCGCACGGTTTGCCTGATGCCAGGCCGGGCGCGGAGGTTATGTACCAGAGCGCGGGCAAGCGGCACGCCATGCCCGGGATCCATGAAGTCTGACTGGAGGGGAATCCATGAACAACATCGTCTCTGATGCCGGCGCTCGCGCGGCGCTGCTCAAGCGGGTGGGCGACATCCTGCTGCGCCCGCGCGAGACCTGGCCGCAGATCGACGCGGAAGACGGCAATCCACCGGCCATCTACAAGAACTACCTCATCTACCTCGCGGCCATCCCGGCCGTGGCCGGGTTCATCGGCTACAGCCTGATCGGCGCCAGTGTCTTCGGCGTCACGGTGCGCACGCCCATCGCGGCGGGGCTGGTGAGCATGGTGGTGGGCTATGTGCTCTCGCTCGCCATGGCCTATGTGCTGGCCTTGATCGTCAATCAGCTCGCGCCGCGCTTTCAGGCGCGCCAGGACATGGGCAGCGCCTTCAAGCTGGTGGCCTATGCATCGACCGCGGGAATGCTCGGCGGCGTGTTCAACCTGTTGCCCATGCTGTCCATGCTGGGGCTGCTTGCCGCGCTGTACTCCATCTATCTCGTCCATACCGGCATTCCGGTATTGATGAAGGCGCCGCAGGAAAAGGCCCTGGGCTACACCGGCGCGGTGCTCGTCTGCGGGGTGATCGCCGCCCTCGTCGTGGGTCTGGCCATGAGCGTGTTCACGCCAGCCAGCCGCGGGGCGGGCGGTGGCCTTGCAGGCGCGGGCGGCGAATCGGTCACGCTGAAGGTACCGGGCACGGATATCACGATCGACACCCGGGGCATGCAAGAAGCCAGCCGCAAGATCGAAGCGGCCCAGGCCAAGGGCGATGCGGACGCCGCGGCCAAGGCCGCCACCGAGGCCATCGGCGCCGCGCTCGGCCTGGGCGGCGCCACCCAGGCGCTGGAGCCGCAGCAGTTGCGCAAGGCCCTGCCCGAAAGTCTGGGCGGATTGCCCCGCACGGAGGTCGAAGCGCGCTCCGATACCGCACTCGGCATGAAGATGAGCACCGCCAGCGCCAGCTATGGCGCCGGCGGGCAGACGGTGCAGATCAAGATCAGGGACCTGGGCGCTTCGCCGGCCCTGCGCATCGGCCTGGCCGCCTGGTCCAGCTCGGAGGTGGACAGCGAAAAGACCGACAGCATCGAGCGCGTCTACCGCCAGGGCAAGACCGCCATCCAGGAGCGCTATGCCAAGGATGGCAGCAGCGCCGAGCTGGCCATGCTGCTGCCCAATGACATTCTGCTGGAAGCCAACGGCTCCGCAGGGATCGAGGAGCTCAAGCGCCACCTGCTGCCCATGGGCGAGCAACTGGGCGCCATTGCGCGAACCCCCGCCTGAGCCGGCCGGGCCCGCTATGCGGGCTTTTTCACCCGCGCCAGAAGGCCGGCGAGAGCAGCGTCACGAAGCTCAAGATCTCCAGCCGCCCCAGCAGCATGCCCAGGGTGCAGACCCACATCTGGAAGTCGCTGAGCTGGCCATAGCCCGCATCCATGCCCAGCGTGCCCGGCCCGGTGCCGGTGCAATTGACGCTGGAGAGCACGATGGAAAACGCGGTCAGCGGATCGACGTCGGTGAGCAGCAGCGCCATGAAGAGCACGAACACCGTGGCGCCATAGACCAGGATGAAGGCCAGCACCGAGAAGATCATGCGGTTGTCCACCACGCTGCCGCCCAGCAGCACCGGCTGCATGGCGCGCGGGTGGGCCAGGCGGGTGAGCTCGCGGCGCGCCTGCTTGACCAGAATCAGCATGCGCACCATCTTGATGCCCCCGCCCGTGGAGCCCGCGCTGGTGGCCACGCCCGACAGCAGCAGCAAAAACACCGGCACGAACACCGGCCAGTGCGGATAGTCCACGCTGGCAAAGCCCGTGGTGGTGGCCACCGAGACGGTGTGGAACATGCCGTAGCGCAGCGCGTCCAGCGGCGCATACACCCCCTTGGCCCAGAGGATGAGGGACACCAGCAACCCGCCACCGAGCAGCGCCATGACGGTGGCGCGCGCCTCGGGGTCGCGCCACAGCGCGAACCACTTGCCCCGGCGCAGCGCCACGAAGTACAGGGTGAAGTTGCAGCTGGCCAGCACCATGAAGACCACCGCGATGGCTTCGAGCAGCGGCGAGTTGAACCAGGCGAAGCTCGCGTCGTGCGGTGACAGCCCGCCCAGGCTCATGGTGGTGAACATGTGCATCAGCGCGTCCATCGGCCGCATGCCAGCGAGCCAGAAG
This portion of the Comamonas flocculans genome encodes:
- a CDS encoding potassium transporter Kup, which gives rise to MSESRTSLPTLMVGAIGVVFGDIGTSVLYTVKEVFGSGHVQFTPGNVYGVLSLIFWTLTIVVSVKYVSLVLRADNNGEGGLVAMLTLASSAVADRPRLRAGMLLVGIFGTCLFYGDGVITPAITTLGAMEGLQVVSPLLGDYVIELTLLVLLALFVVQKKGTAGIGRYFGPVMLLWFAVIALLGVRQILHHPQVLWALLPGHAARFALDSPGVTFIILGAVVLCVTGCEALYADMGHFGRRPIRLAWFFVAMPALVLNYFGQGALLLARGREVVDNPFFHLAPPWATLALVVLATAAAVIASQALISGAFSVTKQVIQLGFLPHFKLVHTSVRDLGQIYVPLVNWGLFALIVLAVAMFRSSGNLAAAYGIAVTTDMLITTVLTFFVVRYAWKVSLLLSLAATGVFLVVDLLFWSSNLLKLLHGGWFPLAIAAGVFVLMLTWRDGRELLHRALQQTALTLEDFLESLFLAPPSRVEGTAVFMSADPRIVPNALLHNLKHNKVLHEQNLFVSVQQHEVPWIGMDKRVQVEALGHDCWRVVLHYGFKNDPDLPKALGLLAGRGIKLEPMSTSYFLSRHIVAPGMATGLAPWREKLFAYMHHSATAAAEYLNLPGNAVVELGSKVEI
- the gshA gene encoding glutamate--cysteine ligase, with the protein product MVPHLITALTGPINELEQRMLDAMPAIERWFRLEWMEHTPPFYTSVDLRNAGFKLAPVDTSLFPHGWHHLTAEMMPLAVQAAMAAIEKICPEARNLLIVPENHLQSPSDVADLAQLQRIFNLAGLNVRVGSIDPELKKATTFQLADGQSVAVEPALRVRKRVGLRHFDPCTILLNNELPAGPPGILEDLYEQYLLPPLQAGWTVRRRSRHTRCYEEVGKRFGKMLGIDHWLIHPISHSAEAGKTKARRMEALRAAVDQTFSKVRRKYKEYGIGEKPFVVIKADDAGDEAGVAVLRDARDLPTLEESGQLPRSGHWLVQEGVLTQERVHEAVAEPVVYTMDRYVVGGVYRMHPGESAGLGGRARGASYVPLAFEHSTQLPQPGERPGASAPNRFYMYGVVARLAMLAASYELEATDPEMLELA
- a CDS encoding Yip1 family protein, giving the protein MNNIVSDAGARAALLKRVGDILLRPRETWPQIDAEDGNPPAIYKNYLIYLAAIPAVAGFIGYSLIGASVFGVTVRTPIAAGLVSMVVGYVLSLAMAYVLALIVNQLAPRFQARQDMGSAFKLVAYASTAGMLGGVFNLLPMLSMLGLLAALYSIYLVHTGIPVLMKAPQEKALGYTGAVLVCGVIAALVVGLAMSVFTPASRGAGGGLAGAGGESVTLKVPGTDITIDTRGMQEASRKIEAAQAKGDADAAAKAATEAIGAALGLGGATQALEPQQLRKALPESLGGLPRTEVEARSDTALGMKMSTASASYGAGGQTVQIKIRDLGASPALRIGLAAWSSSEVDSEKTDSIERVYRQGKTAIQERYAKDGSSAELAMLLPNDILLEANGSAGIEELKRHLLPMGEQLGAIARTPA
- a CDS encoding TrkH family potassium uptake protein, whose protein sequence is MKDLAIVARVLGMLLCMFSAALLLPLVVSLAWQDGLWRLYAVSGLAIAACGGALWWRLRRQSRDLLPRHGIILVTLSWVVLPLAASLPLWLALAWAGHVLSFTHVYFEAVSALTTTGATVIEGQDALPLSLNVWRTFLQWIGGMGILIMAMAVLPMLGVGGSQLFRAEAAGPIKDAKLTPRITETANGMWGVYLAISTVCALAFWLAGMRPMDALMHMFTTMSLGGLSPHDASFAWFNSPLLEAIAVVFMVLASCNFTLYFVALRRGKWFALWRDPEARATVMALLGGGLLVSLILWAKGVYAPLDALRYGMFHTVSVATTTGFASVDYPHWPVFVPVFLLLLSGVATSAGSTGGGIKMVRMLILVKQARRELTRLAHPRAMQPVLLGGSVVDNRMIFSVLAFILVYGATVFVLFMALLLTDVDPLTAFSIVLSSVNCTGTGPGTLGMDAGYGQLSDFQMWVCTLGMLLGRLEILSFVTLLSPAFWRG